Below is a window of Halolamina sp. CBA1230 DNA.
TCGCGTGTTCCTGGTCGACGTGGCCGTCGTCGGTGAGCTGTACGAACCGCAGCTCCGCGCCGGTCCGTTCGGCGACCTGCTGCCACGTCACCAGCGAGGCGTGATGCTCCATCTCCGTGGTGACGATGGCGTCGCCGGGGCCGAACTCCGGGAGTGCAAGACCGTGGGCGACGAGGTTGATGCTCTCGGTGGTGTTGCGGGTGAAGATCATCTCCTCGCGCCCGCCGCTCGCGCCGACGAACGCGGCGAGGCGGTCGTGGGCGTCCTCGTAGGCGAGCGACGCCTCGTGGCTGAGTTCGTGGATGCCGCGGTGGACGTTCGCGTTGTAGCCGGCGTAGAACGCCTCGAACGTCTCGTACACCTCTCGGGGCGTCTGCGTCGTGGCGGCGTTGTCGAGGTAGGTGAGCGGTTCGCCGTTCACCTCGCGGTCGAGGACGGGGAACGCCTCGCGCACGTCGGCGACCTGTGGGGACATGCGACCACGGTTCGTTTCGGCCGAGTTAAAAGTTCGCGAGGACAACGCCTATCCCCGGCGACTGCCATCTCCCGGTGATGGACGACGACCGCGCGTTCGCGCTCGAATCCCGGCTCACCAACCACGGCTGCTACCTCCAGTCGATCACCGTCGAGGGCGGCAGCTACGAACTCACCTACCAGTCCGCCGCCGCCGACCAGCACGGCGAGATCCCCCACCAGCAGGTCGGCGACGTGGTCAACGACTTCCGTAAGCTGTTCGACCAGCGCGACTGGCCCGTCCGGAGCGTCGAGGCGACGGTTACCGGCCTCGACGACGAGCGGCTCGGCTCGTGGCGCGCCGACGCCGAGTGGTTCGAGGCGCTGGAGGCCGGCGAGATAGACGAGGTGACGTTCTCTCGGCGCGTGCTTGACAGCCTCGAACGCGACGCCTAACCCCCCGCTCGCATCGCTTTCCGCGAGAAGTCCTCGATCAGCTCCTCGAACGCGTCCTCGCTCAGGTCGTCGGCCTCGAACACGACGGTGACCTCGGTGAGCTCCATCGAGGGTCCGATCTCGACTTTCTCCGCGGCGAGCTCGGCCCGCCAGCCGTCGCCCTCGACGGTGGTGTCGTCACCGGAACCGTCGACGGCACTGCCGCCGAGGTTCTTCAGGTAGTTCCGCGCCAGCCGTATCGAGATCCCGCGGAACTGTTTCTCGCGGCGCATCAGCCGCCGGCCACCGGCGGGAAGATGCTGAGCCGGTCGCCGTCCCCGAGTTCGGTGTCCATCCCGTCGAGGTGGAGCGCCTCGCGCCCGCTCTTGAGCACGTTGATGTGGGGCCGCAGGTCGCCGTCCTCGATCAGTTGCCCCTCGAGATCGTCGTACTCCTCCTCCAGCTCCCGGAGCACGTCGCCGATGGTCGTCCCCTCCGGAAACTCCCGTTCGACGATCTTCCCCCCGACTGCCTGCCGGAACGTCGCGAAAAACCGGAGTTCGACGTTCATTTGCCCCCGAATCGGATACCGTCCTCGACGAGGCGCTGGTTCCGCTGGCGGTCCAGCGCGTCGCCGAGATCCTCGTGGTCGTACAGTTGGGCGATCAGTTCGGCGTAGAGGTTCCGCCACGAGATGGCGTAGATCGGCGACTGCCCCCACGCCCGGAGTTCGGGGACGAACTCGTCGAACGTCTCCATCCGGCTCTCGAGGCGTTCGACGGCGTCGAGCACGTACCCCACCGCCTCGTCGTCGTCCTCGGCGGCCTCGATGGCGTCGTTGATCCGGCGTTCCCAGCCCGCGACCGCCTCGCGCATGTCCTTGCGCGCGTCGTCGTCGCCGGGCAACGAGTCGAGGATCGGTTCCGGCGCACCCAGTGAGACCGTCTCCATAGGCCCGAGTGGCACCCCGACGCGGATAAACCTCCCGACGGCGAAAACCGACGGATGGCGCCGACCTCGGCGCCGTCCGATAGGTGGGTTTCGTAACCAGTATCGGTTACTTCCCCGTGAGAACGCCTAACAGCCGACGGGCCCTATGTAAGGAACGAGCATTACCTATGACTGATCTCGGCGGCTTCCAGGACCACGTCGCTCGCATCGACCTGAACGCGGGCGACGTCGACTACGAGAGCATCGACGACGAGGACGCCCGCAAGTACATCGGCGCGCGCGGCCTCGGCGTGAAGTACGCGTTCGACAACGGCCCCGACGTCGAACCGCTGGGCGAGGAGAACCTCCTCGCCTTCATGAACGGACCGCTCACGGGGACCCAGGCGCCGATGAGCGGTCGCATCGCCGTCGTCACCAAATCCCCGCTGACGGACACGGTGACCGACTCCCACCACGGCGGATGGAGCGGCGCCCGCCTGAAGTGGGCCGGCTTCGACGGCCTGCTGTTCGAGGGGAAGGCGGAGGACCCCGTCTACGCCGTCGTCGAGGACGGCGAGATCGAACTCCGGGACGCCGACCACCTCTGGGGGTACGGCGTCCACGACACGATGGACGCCGTCGAGGCCGAAGTCGACGGCGCGTACGGCAAGAACCTCTCGACGATGGCGATCGGCCCCGGCGGCGAGAACCAGGTGCGCTACGCCTGCATCATCAACGAGGACGACCGCGCCTCCGGGCGGGGCGGCACCGGCGCGGTTATGGGGTCGAAGAACCTCAAAGCCGTCGTCGTCAAGTCCGGGACCGAGATGCCCAAGCCCGCCGACCGCGAGACGTTCATGGAGGGCCACAAGGCGGCGATGCAGGCGATCCAGGAGTCCGACGTGACCGCGCCCAACGAGGGCGGGCTCTCGGTGTACGGGACGAACGTGCTGATGAACCTCACCGAGGAGATGGACGGGCTCCCGACCCGGAACGGGCGGTTCACCTCCACCAGCATGGAGGCCGAGGAGGAGCCGGACGAACCCAACATCGACTCCGAGAAGGTCTCCGGCGAGAACGTCGAGGAGAACATCCTCGTCGACGACCCGACGTGTCACTCCTGCCCGGTCGCCTGTAAGAAGGAGGTCGAGGTCGACGTCCACCACAAGGGCCAGGATCTCAACATCCGGATGGAGTCCTACGAGTACGAGTCCGCGTGGGCGCTGGGCCCGAACTCGATGAACGACGACCGGGACAAGACCGCGCTGCTGATGGACCGCTGTAACGACTACGGCATCGACACCATCGACAGCGGGAACATGCTCGCGTTCGCGATGGAGGCCGCCGAGAAAGGGTACCTCGACGAGTTCGACGAGACCCTGGAGTGGGGCGACGTGGACGCGATGGTCGAGATGCTCGAGAAGATCGCGGGCCGCGAGACCGACCTCGCGGACGTGCTCGCGGAGGGGCAGAAGCGCGCCGCCGCCGAACTCGACGCCCACGACTGCCGCCTCGACGTGAAGGGGCAGTCTATCGCCGCCTACGACCCGCGCGGCCTGAAGGGGATGGGGATCGGCTACGCCACCTCGAACCGCGGCGCCTGCCACCTGCGCGGCTACACGCCCGCGGCGGAGATCCTCGGCATCCCGGAGAAGGTCGACCCCACCGAGTGGGAGGGGAAGGGCGAACTCACCGCGACGTTCCAGGACCTCCACGCCATCTCGGACTCCTTCGACATCTGCAAGTTCAACGCCTTCGCGGAGGGTGTCGAGGAGTACATCGACCAGTACAACGGGATGACCGGCCGCTCCGTCGGCGAGGAGGAGCTGATGGAGGCCGGCGAGCGCGTGTACAACCTCGAACGCTACTACAACAACCTCGCCGGATTCGACGGCGACGACGACTCGCTGCCGGACCGCTTCGTCGAGGGCGCCGAGGACGCGGTGCCCGCCGGCGGCGGGATCGCGGGCGAACTCTGCGAACTCGACGCGATGAAGGAGGAGTACTACGACCACCGCGGCTGGGTCGACGGCGTCGTCCCCGACGAGAAACTCGACGACCTGGGGATCGACGTCGGCCCGGGCACCGGCGTCTCCGCGAGCGGCACGGCGCCGGCCGACGATTGAAGATGTCGCCGACGCGGGCAGCCGGCGACGACTGACGGTGTCGCCGACGCGAACAGCCGGCGACGACTGAGAACCGACCGCGCGGCTACTCCGCGGCTTCGACTTCGTCGGCGCCGCGCTGGAACCGCTCTTTGAGCTCCTCCGCGGGCCCGACCTTCTCCGCGATCGTCGCGCCGATAAGCGCGCCGAACCCGGCGGCGGTGCTCGCGGCGTTCTTCCCGATCAGCCCGCCGAGACCGCCGCCGATGGCGGCGCCCGCGGCGGCGAACTGTGCGCGTCGGATCGTGCGCTGAATGCGTTCTTTCACGCACGACAGTATCCACTGCCGGAAGAAAAACCCGTCGGCGGTCCGTCACGGCGCCGATCGCCCCGATCCGCGCCTTTTTGCTCTCACTCCCCCCACGACGGGTATGCGGACTGCACACATCACCCAGTACGGTGCCCCCGAAGACGCGCTCTCGGTCGTCGACGCCGAGACGCCCGAACCGGGACCGGACGAGGTCCGTGTGGCCGTCGAGGCGGTCGCGCTGAACCACCTCGACGTGTTCGCCCGGAAGGGACATCCCGAGGACGACGGCGCGTTCCCGAAACGGACCGGCAGCGACATGGCGGGGGTCGTCGACGCCGTCGGCGACGACGCGGACGACGGCTGGGTCGGCGAGGAGGTGGTGGTCTACCCCGGCGTGAGCTGCCGGGACTGTGAGTTCTGCATGGCGGGCGAGCAGACGATGTGTCACGACTACCAGATCATCGGCGAGGACCGGCCGGGCGGTCTCGCGGAGTACGCCGTCGTCCCCGAGTGGTGTCTCGAACCCAAACCCGACTCGCTCGACTTCGTCACCGCCGCGGCGGTGCCCGTGACGTTCACGACCGCGTGGCGGATGATCGTCGGTGCGGGCGAGCTCCGGCCGGCCGAGACCGCGCTGATCCTCGGCGCCAGCGGCGGCGTGGGCAACGCCGCGCTCCAGATCGCCGAACGGTTGGGCGCGACGACGTTCGCCGCCACCTCCACCGACGAGAAGGCCGCGATCGTCGGCGAGCACGCCGACGAGCTGATCGACTACACCGAGGTCGCGTTCGACGAGGCCGTGATGGAGCTGACCGACGGCCGCGGCGTCGACCTCGTCGCCGATCACGTCGGGCAGGCGACGTGGCAGCAGTCCATCGACTCGCTGGCGATGGGGGGCCGGATGGTGATCTGTGGCGCTACGTCCGGGCCCGACCCCGACATCGACATCCGCTCGGTGTACCAACACCACCGCCAGATCCGTGGGGCACCGATGGGGAACCGACAGGAGTTCCGGGACGTCCTCTCGCTCGTCGCCGACGGCGAGCTCGAGCCGCGGATCGACCGGGTGCTCCCCCTGGATCGGATCGCCGAGGGACACGCCGCCATCGAGAACCGTGACGTGATCGGGAAGGTGGTGATCCGACCCTGATCGCGCCGGACGCGTAACATTCACGCCGGGGGTTTGTGGAAACGTATCGGATCGAAAGAATTGGTTGTGGCTCACAACTCGACAGTTGTATCTCCGGTCTCAGGCTTGTGAACGCGTGTTTTCGACGTGATAGTTTTTTTTTGATAGTATCAGACATACACGTTATCTGACCAAAACGTATTTACTGAGCGAACGGCACGGGACTGTGTAACGTACCACACCGAACGATGATTCACACACCGTACACATGATCCGTCGAGACAGCAGTCGAACGTCGGTCGCCACGAAACTCGTGGTGGGGTTCCTCCTGGTGGGGCTGGTGCTCGGACCGGGCACCGTCGCCGCACAGGAGTCCTCGCCGTCGGTCGATCTGGCGGGGACGTCGATCACCATCGACGGCGGCGAGACCAGCACCGTCACCGCCGAGTACGAGTTCGACGTCGCCGAGGCGGGCAGCGGCGAGAGCGCGCTCACGTCGATCAGCGGCACGATGTGGGAGCTCCCCGACCGCGACGTGGGTGACATCTCGGCCACGGTCGACGGCGAGAGCGTCGACGCCTCGGTCAACGAGGAGGACCGCCACTGGGCGATCTCGGTCCCCGTCGGTGACGTCGCCGACGGCGACACCGTGACGGTTACCCTCGAGTACGAGGTCGCCGGGCCGGCCGGCGAAGTGAGGGCCCCCCTCTGGGTGCCCGAGTACTCCACGCCCGGGCAGGCGAACGTCGTCGACGCGACGATGACGCTCCCCGAGGGAACGACCGTCGCTGGCGGGGCGTTCCCGAGCCCGGCGACCGTCGACGGGAACACCGCGACGTACGAGCTCCTGCACGTGCCGGGGTTCATCGCGGCTGAGTACGGCGAGTCCGGGCCCGGCATCCTCACCGAGGACGCCCTCTACTCGGTCGTCGGCGTCGTGGTGATCGTCGGCTTCGTCGTCGGCGGACTGGCAATCGACCGGAAGACAGCGTGAGAGAGAGATGGCATCACTAATCGTAATGCTCACACCGTTCGTCGCGATCGGGCTACTGTTCGTGACGGGCGCGTTACTGTGGGCACGACACAAGGGGCAGGAGGTATCGGAACAGGAAGTCGGTAGCGAGGACCTCGAACGCGGAGGTGACGCCTGATGGCGGTCATCGGCACCGTCGGCTGGGTGTTCATCATCACCCTCGCGCTGTACTTCATGGTCATCTTCGG
It encodes the following:
- a CDS encoding ubiquitin-like small modifier protein 1, with translation MNVELRFFATFRQAVGGKIVEREFPEGTTIGDVLRELEEEYDDLEGQLIEDGDLRPHINVLKSGREALHLDGMDTELGDGDRLSIFPPVAGG
- a CDS encoding aldehyde ferredoxin oxidoreductase family protein; amino-acid sequence: MTDLGGFQDHVARIDLNAGDVDYESIDDEDARKYIGARGLGVKYAFDNGPDVEPLGEENLLAFMNGPLTGTQAPMSGRIAVVTKSPLTDTVTDSHHGGWSGARLKWAGFDGLLFEGKAEDPVYAVVEDGEIELRDADHLWGYGVHDTMDAVEAEVDGAYGKNLSTMAIGPGGENQVRYACIINEDDRASGRGGTGAVMGSKNLKAVVVKSGTEMPKPADRETFMEGHKAAMQAIQESDVTAPNEGGLSVYGTNVLMNLTEEMDGLPTRNGRFTSTSMEAEEEPDEPNIDSEKVSGENVEENILVDDPTCHSCPVACKKEVEVDVHHKGQDLNIRMESYEYESAWALGPNSMNDDRDKTALLMDRCNDYGIDTIDSGNMLAFAMEAAEKGYLDEFDETLEWGDVDAMVEMLEKIAGRETDLADVLAEGQKRAAAELDAHDCRLDVKGQSIAAYDPRGLKGMGIGYATSNRGACHLRGYTPAAEILGIPEKVDPTEWEGKGELTATFQDLHAISDSFDICKFNAFAEGVEEYIDQYNGMTGRSVGEEELMEAGERVYNLERYYNNLAGFDGDDDSLPDRFVEGAEDAVPAGGGIAGELCELDAMKEEYYDHRGWVDGVVPDEKLDDLGIDVGPGTGVSASGTAPADD
- a CDS encoding zinc-binding dehydrogenase — protein: MRTAHITQYGAPEDALSVVDAETPEPGPDEVRVAVEAVALNHLDVFARKGHPEDDGAFPKRTGSDMAGVVDAVGDDADDGWVGEEVVVYPGVSCRDCEFCMAGEQTMCHDYQIIGEDRPGGLAEYAVVPEWCLEPKPDSLDFVTAAAVPVTFTTAWRMIVGAGELRPAETALILGASGGVGNAALQIAERLGATTFAATSTDEKAAIVGEHADELIDYTEVAFDEAVMELTDGRGVDLVADHVGQATWQQSIDSLAMGGRMVICGATSGPDPDIDIRSVYQHHRQIRGAPMGNRQEFRDVLSLVADGELEPRIDRVLPLDRIAEGHAAIENRDVIGKVVIRP